In the genome of Pangasianodon hypophthalmus isolate fPanHyp1 chromosome 15, fPanHyp1.pri, whole genome shotgun sequence, the window TGGGGAACGCTAAACTATTCCACAATTGTGGAGCAGCTACACTTTGAACTCTGACATTGTGGAATCATTAAAAGCTGCTGATTAGAAGATCTTTAGATTCTGGAGGTGAAAAGGAGGCAAAGAAAATCTGAGATGAAGCTTGGTGCGGTACCAGGTAgagctttaaaacaaacaataaaacaataaaaccttGAATTCAATTCTGTATTTAACTAGGAGCCACTGGAGGGAGGCCCAGGACGGGACAGATGCTTTCCCTGTTTTTGGTACCAGTTTGAATTTATAAGGCTAATCTTAAACACTAAGTTTTATGATTGCATTTACTTTAGAAAGTGAAGCAGCTGGTAATGCATACACTGTAGCATTATACActcatttatattcacatgcatttaaatactaaatattgTAAGTAATTACTTTTCGATTGTGAATTTTAATGGAATTTGACAGCCGTAAGCTGTGTAGTGGGCTGACCAGGACCTACACACATCACAGACGTGCATCAGCTCAAAAGATAAactttactgtttaaaaaataaaaaagtacccGCTCGTTGATGAAGGAGGAGAGCTGGAACAGCAGCCGCACCAGAAGAGCGTTTTCGTAACTCCTTATCGGCTGAAGTTCTGGATCCCCCTGATATTCAATCTCAAATCGGCGAATGCCGTTGATGATCTGAAACAAAAGTAAACCAATCTAGCAGTTTTCTAACATAGTATAGTAAAATTTATTTGCCAAACGGTTGACCTAAATAAAGTCAAAAAACCTTATTCATATGTAGTCTTGACCCCTAATCcgttttttccaaaaatatttgagCCAAACCtatataatcagaatcagatgAGTTAATCttttaaacatcacattttaGGTGTAGGGCGACTATTCAGAGGTTTACATTCAATTTTAACATTTAGGTTCAAAACCCAATATAAACACTTTAACCCATTTAAAGacatattatataaaattttatacttTTCAATACATAGGTAGAAACTTTATTAATCCGTACCTGCATCCTACCCAGATCTGTGAGCACGGGACCATTTTCACTCTGGATGCAATCAGGCAGCTTTTTCGACTCACCGTCATCGTCTGTCGAGGTCACATTCGCCATCAGCTGAGACAGCTGTCCTGAACTCAGCTACAGGGATAAACAGTGCGGATTAAAATCAAACTGGAAATCAAAATCAACTTTTACTAGTACAAGATAGAAACTGCatagatgtgtgtatatatatatatatatatatatatatatatatatatatatatatatatatatatatatagggttttactgtaatttatttgttaCTTATGTTCTTtccatgtaaatgtaaactttttCCCCAAGCTCCTAGTGGTTACCGTAAATCCATATATATACGTGCATCCCAGGTTCTACCTTAATGGGCTCAACTGCACTTCTTTGTACATGTCTATGATGACAGACGAGCAGTGTTTTAATCAAGAACTATTTTTCATTAGCATTACAATTTGTAAAGTTATTTTGTCATTTAACCAAAAAAGTGCAGAATATTTTTggtggcatccctaataaatatagttatcCGATGTTGACTATATTCATGTCTAAGGTTACATAAGTGCACGCACAttgatggattttatttcacattaattaaagcaaaatttACTGTGACACAAAATGAGGCTGCCAAATCTTTCAGTTGAGAAAATCATGATGAAAGATAACTAATGTGAGAAGGGGAAGGGGGTGGGGCTTCCATGGAGTGTCAGTTAATACTGAAGAGTTCAAACCACCTACACAACTCTCAGTCATTCCTGATTCACATGccgattggctcatctgctggTTTATTGGTAAACTTGATTTTTTACGCAAGCAGCTGCCTGTTACTATCTGGGGTTggtaaatgaacaaaatgtcatCACTGATTGCTGTTTTAATTTTGGTTATACAACATGGGTAGTGTTGTAGAAGCACCAATCATACCTTTAAAGCTTTCAGAACAACTTGTGAGAATTTATAGCAATGATGAGACTGTATCGCCATATCACCCATCCCTAACAGCACATACAGGAATGTTTTATAACTCTGCAGACTGACCCGAAATATCTGACACAGATAATCCAAGGCCTTGTCCAGAAATTCGTGAGTCTTTTTAACACACTCTCCCATGTCGTCAGCCTCTGCTCCATTAAAGGTGGAGTTAGGATCTGAGAAGCTCATGCTGAACCATGACAGGAAAGAGCTGTTCGCTGCCACTTCAGCAGACTGATCTGAGATCCGCTTCGCCGTCTGTCGGGCCTGAGCGATGATCTGCACCAACTTCAACACCTGCAAGTCATCCGGAAACAGATCATTATGCTGGgctctcatttgcataatatttCATAAGCTATATCTTATCCACATTTACACCATAGCACTGTTCAATTCCTGAATCTGACAGGTTAGAaagtgttgattgattttctagaACAGAAATTGTTAATATTGTGCTGTTTACTGTGAAGAGACATTTAATTAACTtcagagtctccagtgtcagcatagGTTTCTCAGTGCAGGGAAATGTGTTGTAATTTCAGTGGATAGTGGATACAGTGATATACAGTGGATAGTGATAAGGCTGAATTATTACGTTAATGTTTCTATTGATGTGTTAGAAATAATAAGCAGATGACAGCATTAGGCTGAAAGAAAATGATTACATACAATTTTGCACCTGCTATCTGTATATTACTGATGGGAGAAACAAACATTGGAGTGTAATTATTAGCAGTGTTTTTACACTCACCACTCCACGCAGCTCACTGCCGAACATCTGCTTGTACTGGCAGTCCTGCCCTTCCAGACTGTACACGTGACTCTTGACTTTAAAGACGGCGTCTGTCCCTGCAGGCTGTCGGGAGGACAAGAAGCTGCCGCCGTGTGCAGGAGAGAGGAAGACACGTGCCTGTCGGTGGTGGAGGACGTGCTCGGGTTCGAGGAACAGCTGTTCTCCTAAAGGCACAACAGGCAGTATGGCTAACGTACTAAATAGGAGCAATTATAATGTCTAAAGAAAGAATCCAACTGATTCACTAATTAAAGCAAGAGTTCGGCTACAAATGGCACAGTAGCTACGTTTACAGGCAGTCCAATCATCTGTTAATAACCTGAATGACAGCTTAATCAGAATAGAGTAAACCAATAGAAacaaaagttaaataaaagaataattgaACAGCTTTGTGTCTGATTACGTTCACCAtccaaatctgtgtgtgtgttctgtgcatgtgtgtttgaatcACGATGAgcaataaaacagttttttacACTGATGTACACTGATGGCTTTTGGGCCACTTCAATAAAACCTTTATTTCTTGAGAAGTTATTTCCAGacatttgtgtttaatgttagTACTTTTAGAGGATGAGTAAAAGCATTACACTGACAGATAATATGTGCATATAAAAAGTGTGTCTTTGCTCCTGAATCTCAGGTAAGTATGAAATGCTGAGAAATTTTACTCCCCCCCCCACAAACCCTTCTCCTCGCTGTCTGTTTAGGTTTGACTGAGAtggaaataatttataatttgttaaaaatacaagcatgtgattaaaaaaagtatgattaaaaaatgtggcAAATAAACATTTCGTAAAACAACAGAACAAGTCTGTATTAAAATTTCAAATACAATAACTATAGAAATTATCATCAAATTACTTCTGATCTCCACCTTTAAACTTTAGACCACACCCCCTACCTGAATCTGATGCTGGTGTGCAGTAACACCTAACTATGTGctcagaaagaaagatggagctACAACTGATTTTAGCTCTGATGTCCTTTTgccatgtttatatatttatatagagtATGTTCAGTTATATGCTTGAGATAAAATggatatttcattttttccccctccaaaGCGTTCCAATAATGTGCTGTAATTAGAATCCTGATGCTTACCTTTTTGAATCATGTCTGGTAGGTTTGGTTGTGCAAAGACTTTGGCGACCCTGAATACCATCAGTGCATTTTTGGCGTTGACGAGGTCTGTGCGTAAAGCCCGATTAAGGAAACCCTGGAAGAGCTTTGTGTACATCAGAAGATTCTCCTGTACAAAGGACGCCCTGTGAAAGTAAAACTTGGTTAGGCCAAAGACATGTGACTTACTGTTGCTTTTTTGTACATAAATCTGTATTCCCCATAATGTCTGTGCTGTCTCTAAAACAGCGCTTCAGCACCCCCTACTGCTGTATAACATGTAGGTCATACAGGCGTGctagagaggaaagaaaatctTATGgtcaaaaaaaattacatttatctaTATCCATGTaaagtaacattttaatattttggcaCATGTGTAGAGATTACCACTTATCAGGTACTGATCTGTTCTGAGCCTCTGCCTTCGGATTGTTTTTGTCTCCTGTGTACCTCCAGGGCTGGATATAACTCAACCATGTTTCTAACACCTGAAAACACACCGCAAAGTGATTATCGTTGGAAATTGTAATCAGACACACACTATTATGAATAGTATAAATTATATGCTGAATCTTCCATGCTTTAAGTGCGACCATAAAACAAAACGTACAAATTTTCTGCTTTACTCCAAATCAATTAGCAGATACGCTTTTGCTATGTGGTGCCTGCTTCTTTAGTTTAGCAGTGCAgttatgaggctaatgtagctaacaagtaacagAAGCtcatagcctccagtttagcactgTGCAGTAAAGCTgcatgtggggggaaaaaaaaaaaaaaaaaaaaaaaaaattacacactccCCTCAAACCCTAATTTGTCCCAGTAACACCACTGTCATATAAATGGATGGAACATTCTTGATTTTAGCTTCTCTTTtccttagttgtttttttgtttttttatctttatcttatACTTTATACTTACTTTATCTTGTtactttattctttatcttATTACTTTATCTATACAGATCCAATGTATTATAAAACACCTTACTAAAATATTAGGGGAAACCTCCACATGTTGGAAATGCCTACCGCTCTGAATGAGGCATCGAGAGGCCAATGACCAAAACAGTGCTGCAGGAAGACGTACAGCTTCTGCTGAACAAACCTCTGTACCACAACCCTGTGGgaagaagaaaggagagaaagaagaaagagcagtGAAGGAACCAGTACAGGATCATCTCAGCTgcaaaaactaaactaaaactgTTCAACTAAAACTAGAATTCCTGCTGTCAAGAAGGTTTCcccaaccctgagttcagcatgTGGCATCATAACAATATGGCTGCTCACACCAGTAACAGTAAATAACAGtcccccttctctacttttaaatgaaattatatcagtatttgctttagaccaagctacatacagacacattagTTGGTTAAAGCTATAACACTGACCGTACAGTTTACTGTGGTGAGAAATCATTCTTTCATGATTTAGCATTTATTAGCCAGTGCTGGACAGTCTACTTGGGAGATAAGTCTACCAACAAGacaagctagtttactagctaGCAGTGAGCTAACCACCTAGTTAGCGATACTAGGCTATTAGTGATGGCCAATTTGAATTTAATGTAAAGATactacagtatatggccaaaagtatgtggacaccagaacatcacacccatatgtgctttttgagcaTTCCATTCAGCTTTAGTCGCCCTTTTCTGTTAcgataacctccattcttctgggaaggctttcctctagattttggagcgtggctgtgggaatctGCCGATTCAGACAAACGAGCATTACTGATGTCatgcactgatgtcgggtgaggaggcctggggcacaatcagcattccagttcatcccagaggttaaggacctcactttgtgcacaggggtattgttaTACTGGAagaggtttgggtctcttagctCTAGTGAAGGCAAATTTTAACGGAACAGCattcaaagacattctatacaattgtgttcttccaactttgtggtaacagtttgtggaagaagcacatatgggtgtgatggtcagatgtccacatacttcagGTCATGCAGTGTATGTTATTAACTAATATTTGCTGTGTGCTTTGGGGTGGTGTTGCTGAGTTTGTGGAAGCTGGTTGTGAAGTTCACCTCTTGAACTCCTCGAGAGGGCTggcatgtgagtgtgtggaggGGGAGGTCGAGGCCTGCTCCTGCTTCAGACTGTTGGAGAAAGCGTGCAGGTGTTTGACGAGCAGACGCACCACCAGAACGTGTTCCTCCGTAGGGCTGAAGGGTTCCTAAGTTGGTACCACCACcccgcacacaaacacaaattaatATCGGCTCACAATActccatcatcaaaacactcaCTTGCACTATAACATAGTAAAATAATGTCAGCGCAAAAATGACCATCTTAAAATGGATTTGTTTAATAGGATAAAggataaaaatgtctttttaggCAGTATAAATCCAAAAAGTGTATTGTTTGTACATACAGTCAgaagaaacactgaacacaaatGACAAACACATAAGACATGTTAACACCAccacactgtaaataaaataagcatgctctttaaagagagaaatgagCTACCAGAAAAGTCTTATACTTTTCTTCGTTGTGACACCTTTCCCACTACACATGCCTACACAGCAACCATATGCCAATAAACCCGAACTGTTCCTCATAGTCTAGTAGAACGCTACCCCACACTCTTCTGCCAGGATCCCTGAGCTATCAGCTCACTTAAGAGGTTTTTCCACTGCACCTCCCTAAACAAGCACCGGCCCAAAACAGGAGCCGACACAATTCTGGTTCTAGGTACAGTCTCCTCACATCGGCTGCACTGGAATTACCGATGAAGaagaattatttcattttattaaaggggaaaaatatCAACAGTTGACTGTAATTTCAACTGAATGTTGACGagaatattacaaaataaaaacattgcatGGATGCTCGCTATTGTAGTCACGACACATTGTAGTCGCACTCCATATAATCAgaaaaataagtgtgtgtgtgtgcgtgtgccttaaaagatatttttctagtaataaaacatttaatactTGGCAAACTAGTTAAAATTATCAGATCCAAAGGAACACATAAGGTATTTTTAGTGGACAGAGAAGTAAATATAGAACCAGAAAGGTTTATAGACACGCTTTCTCCAAATTCTCAAGTTTACAATTGCCATTATTTCTGAAAACACCAGATACCATACTGCTCTTTGTTCTaactgtagaattttttttaatactccaCCCTACTCCCGATTACTCATTTTCCAGCTTCAAGCTGCTTTCACTCCACTACTTACGATACTTTCACATTTGGCATTTTTATCCTAGATATACCGCTGACAGGAGCGTTCGTGCGGATATGGAAAAAATATGTCTTACGTGACACATACACCGTAATAATAATGCTCTTACCAGACGTAGCTAGCACtgactaactaactagcctagctagCCTAACTAGTCTagattcatcatcatcagtaaagCAGATGAAATAAGTTAGGTTTAACTCTGCTGATGAGGAGGTTGTGTGTCTTTGCTGTAGCTTctgaggcagaaaatcaagagaatttgagGTGCCTGTGTGTCCTGACTGCATGCAGACACACGGCATACGGGCGAATGTCACAAACACAAGTCTTTACTTTTAGTTATATTACAACCTTGGAATATTggcaattaaatatttttggaatATTGGCAATGAAATATTCAACATGTTGCAACATTCCTTATACTGGCTTACTAACAAGACAATTTTTTCACCAGTACCTTGCcctccatttttgtttttctgacttGTGCTCCAACTTGTGACCTGATTTGTcaagaatatttaaatttagctaataaaataaaagatgctTGGCATTATGGCACCTTTCTGAAAAGCAGAACATATTTCTTCCTGTAGAATTACATGTAAAACATGTTGGTTAAGAAAAATACACCTAGCGGGAAAGCAGTCATAGGCTGCCTTTGAttagtattattaattattattagtagtattattactAATCTAGAATTCTTTATTTgctgtatgtacatgtgtatagTGTCGCACTTTGTGACACAGTATGCAGCATAGCAATGTTTCCACAGAGTTTTCAGAAcctttcagtttttcagaagGTTCAGGAACAATAGTGGAAAATAGTTTTCAGCGGAGCACTTGAGTGGAACCGGTGGTTAGTGCAGTGGAAAAATTCCCTTAGGTTTACCTCCAGGAAGCCCGAATGAAAAGGTAAAAGTACTTGGTATGTGTGGAGGGTCCCAGAGCCTGGTGGGGCCGGGGGCTGGCACAGCATGCTGGACATATTGAGGCGGTACTGCAGCAACGCCAGCTGAAGGACCCATCACAAAGTGGGGAGGAGGAACACACAACGGACGagaggaggggggaaaaaaaggagagaggaaacgAGGAGGAAGGTGAAAATGacaatagaaagaaaaagggaaagagtGCAATccaagaaaagaaataataaagtgTTGGACAAAGTAAGAACCGAAATGAGAgtgaacaaaaatggaaaagaaagaacagaacaaaacaaaacaatattgaCCACAATGCtatgaaaatgagcaagatGCATATTTCCTTCTCACATAGCAATGTCAaaagtttatactaaaaaaaattactgataaATAATTAAGGGCTGCACATTTAGCAACTTGTGTCCCTTATGAGAACAAATCCAAATCTAGGAGGTGTGTTCAGTATTAAAAATGGCCTATAATGACAGAAAGGAAAAGGAGACACTGCAtcttgactgattttttttttaaacagatgatAATGAAGGCAGTTGCCAATTAACATTTCCTACTTAAAAAGCATTCACCCAATGCACTTTCTAATAAGCTGGTGATTACCTATAGATCTGTGCTATGTGGTAAAATGCACATGGAGATGTAGAGTGCTTTGGGCTGACTGGAGGCATGCTAATTTTGGTAAACTCTGACTTTAACAGTAGACTTTCACCATGCTATAATAGCCACCATAGCAGCTCTGAATCCAGAGAGGTGAAAAAGCTTACAGCCAAAAGACAAAGCAGACACTAAGGACCATCATgcttaaagaaaacaaattaaaaaagatgCCATACTCCCAGAACCACATGCCACAGAACTCAGTTAAAGCTAACTATGTAATCCATAGCTTGGTCCTGTCCATTTTAAAGGAATCTGACTGATCTACAAGCAAAGCAAAGACAAAAACGTGAAAGTGAGAGTCTAAAGTGCTAAACATAACCACATAAAGTCACCTAGAGCTTAGCAAAAACAGGCCAACAGCTGACTGGAGTGGAGTAAACAGTACGCTGTGTGTGAGGGACTCGTGCAGTGCCCCCGCACCCCGCATATGAAGCACGGCCGCAGGGTGGAGGAGCTCAGCCGGTCAGCCATgcggtggagagagagagaggggggtgaAGAGGAGACCCGTGCTACGCTCTTACCTTCACCTGAGGAGACTGCAGCTTCTGGTAGACCTCCAGAGAGTAGTGATGGAGCCACATCTCCACAAACACCTGCAGAACCAAATGGCAACAAAGCCCATAGAAGGATTTCCAGTGAATTCCCAACAAAAACTGGACCATCATCAGTGTGAACAGCTGCTTGTACTGCACAAATAATCATATTTTAGTTTTGGTTTCACTAGTTAATTCaacacaacagcagcagcagcagcatggtgatgcagtgggtagcagtgccacctcacagcttcagcATGCATGGATTGATCCTGTCACGTGTTCTTTCTGTGTCCATGTTGATTTCTTCCAGTTTCTCTGGTCCCAAATGACgtactatacactatgcactatgaaCTCTACtctacactatgcactatgtaCTCTACACTCTACTTTCAGAAGGGT includes:
- the smpd4 gene encoding sphingomyelin phosphodiesterase 4 isoform X2; this encodes MAAPAAIQQPSYLLANLKADWSTKPLLQRCQELVKVIDDYPAKELHLVFPWLVEGIFGSLDGVIVGWNLRFLHARMNEYHIVLDFLDPCGPMMKLVYKLQAEDYKYEIPISYLPGPVKASIHEGVLPDCPLFHNKLQFPMSGLITLNPFEYYMFNFASSLIAPKNYPPGQHGSCSDSAYFVLVDAYLKHFLPTEGNVPPSPFSDPRGSVASPAPRSPSVPYVGYGVHSSSLLKRHISHQPSVNADPAAQEIWRSETLLQVFVEMWLHHYSLEVYQKLQSPQVKEPFSPTEEHVLVVRLLVKHLHAFSNSLKQEQASTSPSTHSHASPLEEFKRVVVQRFVQQKLYVFLQHCFGHWPLDASFRAVLETWLSYIQPWRYTGDKNNPKAEAQNRSVPDKWASFVQENLLMYTKLFQGFLNRALRTDLVNAKNALMVFRVAKVFAQPNLPDMIQKGEQLFLEPEHVLHHRQARVFLSPAHGGSFLSSRQPAGTDAVFKVKSHVYSLEGQDCQYKQMFGSELRGVVLKLVQIIAQARQTAKRISDQSAEVAANSSFLSWFSMSFSDPNSTFNGAEADDMGECVKKTHEFLDKALDYLCQIFRLSSGQLSQLMANVTSTDDDGESKKLPDCIQSENGPVLTDLGRMQIINGIRRFEIEYQGDPELQPIRSYENALLVRLLFQLSSFINERLGDHMEALCSRQDFLGRMSRHYLSASPVSGQRWRSPALRQTRGRVQRPRPRLSLRALASYRTLLTLLLLYLLFALFSFGLLSSTVLILIISLLYELLLLLLTDKLKTH
- the smpd4 gene encoding sphingomyelin phosphodiesterase 4 isoform X1, whose product is MAAPAAIQQPSYLLANLKADWSTKPLLQRCQELVKVIDDYPAKELHLVFPWLVEGIFGSLDGVIVGWNLRFLHARMNEYHIVLDFLDPCGPMMKLVYKLQAEDYKYEIPISYLPGPVKASIHEGVLPDCPLFHNKLQFPMSGLITLNPFEYYMFNFASSLIAPKNYPPGQHGSCSDSAYFVLVDAYLKHFLPTEGNVPPSPFSDPRGSVASPAPRSPSVPYVGYGVHSSSLLKRHISHQPSVNADPAAQEIWRSETLLQVFVEMWLHHYSLEVYQKLQSPQVKLALLQYRLNMSSMLCQPPAPPGSGTLHTYQEPFSPTEEHVLVVRLLVKHLHAFSNSLKQEQASTSPSTHSHASPLEEFKRVVVQRFVQQKLYVFLQHCFGHWPLDASFRAVLETWLSYIQPWRYTGDKNNPKAEAQNRSVPDKWASFVQENLLMYTKLFQGFLNRALRTDLVNAKNALMVFRVAKVFAQPNLPDMIQKGEQLFLEPEHVLHHRQARVFLSPAHGGSFLSSRQPAGTDAVFKVKSHVYSLEGQDCQYKQMFGSELRGVVLKLVQIIAQARQTAKRISDQSAEVAANSSFLSWFSMSFSDPNSTFNGAEADDMGECVKKTHEFLDKALDYLCQIFRLSSGQLSQLMANVTSTDDDGESKKLPDCIQSENGPVLTDLGRMQIINGIRRFEIEYQGDPELQPIRSYENALLVRLLFQLSSFINERLGDHMEALCSRQDFLGRMSRHYLSASPVSGQRWRSPALRQTRGRVQRPRPRLSLRALASYRTLLTLLLLYLLFALFSFGLLSSTVLILIISLLYELLLLLLTDKLKTH